Genomic DNA from Candidatus Lokiarchaeota archaeon:
TTGACGCCCGGATGTACCGGTACTTCGAAATGATCATCACCTACTGCGACAGAGTGCGGTAGTTCTAAGGAGCTATAATCAGGATATGTGACATATTCCGCCCAGCGCCACTCATCTATTCTCTGATAGGTTCCCTGCAAATGACAGGGGAGTGCATAAACAGACCTTGACCCCACTTCTGCGTCTCTCAGCTCAGCAATCATTTCATCTCTAGTCAATTTCTCTGATTCGAGCCGCGGCGCATATACATGATAGGCTGATTCGAAACCTTCTGGTTCATGTTGTGGCGTGATTTCACTGAATTGTGAGAAAATCTCGTCATACAGTTCTGCATTTTTCCTTCTTGACTTGACAATTTCGGGTAATCGTTTCAGTTGTTCTCTCCCAATAGCAGAGACCAAGTCCATCATTCTATGATTGTATCCTATTCTATAATGACTGTATCCACCCTCTTTTCCGCGGCCATGATTCTTTATCATAAGAACGCGATCCATAAGATCTTCATTGTCGGTTACAATCATGCCACCTTCTCCAGTCATCATATTCTTCGTTGCATAGAAACTGAAAGCGGAGATATCTCCAAAGGTTCCTACTTGCTTACCGTCAATTCTCGCACCATGAGCCTGACATGCATCTTCAATGACCATCAAATCATAATCCTCAGCAATAGCCATTATTTCTCTCATGTTGCAAGGCATTCCAAAAATGTGAACTGGCATAATCGCCTTGGTGCGCTCCGTAATTGCATCTTCAATAAGACGGGGATCAAGATTGTAGGTTGTTGGATCTATGTCCACAAAGATAGGAACACCGCCCACAAGTGCAATTGAATTAGCCGACGCGATGAATGTGAAAGGAGAAGTTATCACTTCATCACCCGGCTCAATGTCCATTGCTTCAAGTGCTGTTATCAGTGCTGCAGTACCATTTGTCGCTACTGATGCGTGCTTCACGCCGATGTAAGAAGCAAACTCTCGCTCTAGCTTCCTTGACACCTCGCCTTCGGCAAGCATTCCAGACTCAAGCACTTCACGAACAGCTTGGATTTCTGCTTCGTCTATAATCGGTTTCGCAATAGGAATCAAGATACTGCACCGACAGGGTGAGAATGACTGCTGCTTAAAATGCTAATGATTCTCTTTCCGCTGCTTCTCAAGAACCGAAACTCCAGCGATAGTAATGCTCATGATAACCAAAGCGAAAAGCATGTAGAAGAAATTCGCCAGCATGAATATGATTGAAAGGCCAAGTCCGCTGATGAATCCGGATAGTGCTCTAACATCATTGGTTGTCTTCCTGTAAGTCAGACGCTGTGTTACCCAATCCGTAACAGTAGCCATTCCCAAACCCACAGCGAGAAGAAACCAAAACCACGGCGGTGTCAGTGGTACGGATGTTAGGAATAAGAATGCGATACCAATTAGAAGACCCCCATATATGCCAGCGCACCTAGCACAAAGGTAGAGAGAATGCCCAAATGCTGACACACGAAGACAGTGGCCATAAAGAGACGGTGGATGGTGAGAAAGCATTACGTGCATGCTTTCCTTTATCTCGTTTAATCTACTCGGCTCGGATGACTCTAATAACCTCGAGGGAATATTAGTAGTTCCGTCACTATCATCGCTACCCAAGGGTACCACGTGTTTTCATTAGAGGTGCTGCTTATCTCTGTTACCTTTGCGTACATCTTTATGATAGGTGTATACAGCAATAAGGTCGAAGATGGAACCAGCTTCGACCATCATACTACTTTGACGTACTTTAGGGTGAATTTTGAAATTTGTCGAACATCGTTTCGGTGATAGGAAAACAATTTAATCCTCTATCGAGCGCCCATCGGTAGTCTGGTGACTATTCATGAATGATAATCTTCTGAATCTTATGCGAGAAAGGATTGCAGTTGGCCTTGAGCGCCAAGAGACTATTGAGGCAATTGACGGATGGAATAAAACCGCCCTATTGAATCTGAAAGATGGCGGGACGTACCATTTTGTTGTTGCAGATAATAATATTGAAGTGCATGATGGCGGCCTCGAGGACCCCGATATGAAGATTGAGAGCGATAAAGAAACCATTCGAAAGCTGTTCATGGAAGAAATGAGTGCAGCTTCTGCATTACTCAAGCGCAAGTTGAAAGTGAAAGGCTCCGCACGAGATCTCATGAAAATACGTCATATCTTTTAGAGGGTTTGATGATTGGAAGAAAGCACTATTGAGAAGATATCTCAGATTGTTGGGCCGGAATATGTCTCTACAAGAGAGGACGTTCTACTGAGCTATTCTGCCTCGGCATCTACAGGCTACGATTCTGTGAAACCTAGTGCAGTAGTGCGACCTGGCTCAACAGAAGAGGTTTCGGAGATACTGAAAATAGCCAATGACGTAAATCTCAAGGTCACCCCTCGTTGTGGCGGCTCCAGCCTCCAAGGCGAAGTCATACCTGTGGAAGGAGCCCTAGTTATCGAATTGATGCGACTTGATAGTTTTGAGCTTCACGAAGATTTGAGGTCTGCTACTGTTGGCGCTGGGGTTACATTCGGTAAACTTGACAAGCTGCTCAAAGTATGTGGTCTTTGGCTACCCGTTTATCCAGAATCCTCTTTAGTTGCTACCGTTGCCGGTAATGTTGCTGTTAACGGAGCAGGACCAGGTTCAACAGCTTATGGATGCATCGCAGAAATGGTCCTAGGATTAGAGGTTGTCCTCCCTGATGGTCGAATAATCCAAACTGGATCAGAAGCTAACCCAAATGCACCAGGCCCATTCCTGAGGTATGCATTTGGACCGGATCTCACAGGATTGTTCATCGGTTCACTAGGAAGCCTTGGAATCATAACCAAGGTTTCTGTCAAGCTTTTCAAACGTATGGAAGAATTCCATTATGAAACATACGGTTTTCAGGAATCTGAACAGGCTCAGAAATTCTTGATTGAATTGAAAGAGAATAACGTGAATGCTGTTTTCGCATCCATTTACGAAGGTCGCATTCTTGGCTTCTTCATGGACATGCTGGGTGAAGAATACCATATCCCTGAACATGATTGGCCTCCATTTACGGTATCTATCACATTAGGCCGTCTACGAGAAGATCAACTCCAAAGCGATATCAAACGAGCGGCTGAAATCTGCGGAGGTCTGGAGGGTGAAGTTATTGGAATATCTGAACTACCCCGTGG
This window encodes:
- a CDS encoding aminotransferase class I/II-fold pyridoxal phosphate-dependent enzyme, giving the protein MLIPIAKPIIDEAEIQAVREVLESGMLAEGEVSRKLEREFASYIGVKHASVATNGTAALITALEAMDIEPGDEVITSPFTFIASANSIALVGGVPIFVDIDPTTYNLDPRLIEDAITERTKAIMPVHIFGMPCNMREIMAIAEDYDLMVIEDACQAHGARIDGKQVGTFGDISAFSFYATKNMMTGEGGMIVTDNEDLMDRVLMIKNHGRGKEGGYSHYRIGYNHRMMDLVSAIGREQLKRLPEIVKSRRKNAELYDEIFSQFSEITPQHEPEGFESAYHVYAPRLESEKLTRDEMIAELRDAEVGSRSVYALPCHLQGTYQRIDEWRWAEYVTYPDYSSLELPHSVAVGDDHFEVPVHPGVKESDIDHIEDVIEEALS
- a CDS encoding DUF2085 domain-containing protein, whose amino-acid sequence is MGSDDSDGTTNIPSRLLESSEPSRLNEIKESMHVMLSHHPPSLYGHCLRVSAFGHSLYLCARCAGIYGGLLIGIAFLFLTSVPLTPPWFWFLLAVGLGMATVTDWVTQRLTYRKTTNDVRALSGFISGLGLSIIFMLANFFYMLFALVIMSITIAGVSVLEKQRKENH
- a CDS encoding FAD-binding protein, which produces MEESTIEKISQIVGPEYVSTREDVLLSYSASASTGYDSVKPSAVVRPGSTEEVSEILKIANDVNLKVTPRCGGSSLQGEVIPVEGALVIELMRLDSFELHEDLRSATVGAGVTFGKLDKLLKVCGLWLPVYPESSLVATVAGNVAVNGAGPGSTAYGCIAEMVLGLEVVLPDGRIIQTGSEANPNAPGPFLRYAFGPDLTGLFIGSLGSLGIITKVSVKLFKRMEEFHYETYGFQESEQAQKFLIELKENNVNAVFASIYEGRILGFFMDMLGEEYHIPEHDWPPFTVSITLGRLREDQLQSDIKRAAEICGGLEGEVIGISELPRGEWDDRMRTFARSSYAHGWHWRILYHHQTPSNWHKSIEAIWDVMDEYALLGHTAGFATGHSSYNFYPHLYYFPEDKEEERRVREAHVDLSKRLFKTGAVPFKLAPYWVNGVDEMKEYMNVLKGIKDVLDPNGIMHPGVMGGL